GCGCCACGACCTCGACCTGGCCGACCGGTGGTTCTCCCGCCACGGGGAGGCGACCGTCTTCCTCGCCCGCCTGCTCCCGGTCGTCCGCACCTTCATCGCCTTTCCCGCCGGAGTCGCCCGGATGGACATGAAGCGGTTCATCCTCTATACCTTCGCCGGATCGCTCCCGTGGTGCCTCGGGCTCGCCTGGGTGGGGATGGTCATGGGGGAGAATTGGCCGACGCTCCGGGTGTACTTCCACCGGTTCGACCTGCTGATCGGGGCGATCCTGCTCGCCGGGGTCGTCTGGTACGTCCGGCGGCACCTCAAGCACCGCGTCATGGAATCATCCGGCCGCTGATCGGCGCACCCGTTACGACGATTCGCGCACCAGCCGCATGACGCGGAACGATTCCGCGTACTTCGGCCGGCGCGAACCTTTCCGCACCGGGGCCCGGCGCGCCTCGTCCATCGCCCACCCGTAGATCCTCGGGGAGATGTCCCGGTCCCCCAGCTGGCTCCGGTGGACGGACAGCGCCGCGATCTTCGCGTCGATCGTCTCCGCGACGTCGATCCAGGTGTTCGGGGAAGGAGTGGAGCTCACGTAGACGGCGTGGACCTTGTGGGGCGCCCCGGCCTCCGGCCACAGAAGCTCCATCTCGGCGCACGGGAACACCGCCTCGAGCGCCGCCTGTCCCGCCGCCCGGTGGTCGGGGTGGTTCACGTACCGGTCTCCGAAAAACAGGGCCTGGGGATCGTTGCACAGCACGACCTCCGGGCGGAACTTCCGGATCCGCCGGACCAGTTCCTTCCGCAGGGGCACGGTGGCTACGAGCTCGCAGTCGTTCCTTCGCAGGAACACGATCCGCGATACCCCGAGGATCCGGGCGGACTCCCGCTCCTCCCGCTCCCGCACCCGCGAAAGCGCCTTTCGCGTGAACTTCCGGTCGTGCGTCCCGGCGTTCCCGCTGGTTATGAGGACGAACGTCCCGGCGACGGTGAACTCGATGTCGTCGGGGTGCGCGTAGATCGCCATCGCCGACCGGGGCACGAACGAATCGTCGAATCGTGGCACGGCCTCTCCTTTCCCATCCTCCGGGTCTCTGCGGTAAGATGCCTTTTCATCCCGCGCGGACTCCGCGCCCCCGAAGGGGAGCCGAAACCCTGGAGAACCGGTTCACCGCGATCATCGCCGAGGCGGAGAAGGCGCGCAAGGGGGTGGCGGCGTGCGCGGTCGCCTTCCTCGTCCTCGCCGTCCTCTGCTTCCTGTTCTCCGAGCGCGTGCTGCTGGCGCTGGTGCGGCTGCTGGGGAGGAAGCTCGTCTCCTACTCGCCGGAGGAGGGGTTCATCGCGCTGGCCTCCCTGTCGCTCTACTGCGCGTTCATGCTGACCCTCCCCCTGGCGGGGTACCTGGTGTGGCGCGGCGTCATCCTCCCGCGGGTCCCCGCGTGGCGCCGGTGGGGAGTCCCGGTGATCGTCCTGGCGACCGCCCTGTTCCTCTGCGGGGTGCTCCTCGGGTACTACGTCCTGCTGCCGGCCGGGATCGGGTTCCTCGTGGGGTTCGAGACGCGGGACGTGAAGGCCCTGCTGTCGGCGAAGAAGTTCATCCACTTCTGCGGCGGGATGCTGATCGCGCTGGGGCTCGCATTCGAGGCTCCCCTCGCGTCGTTCTTCCTCGCGAGGCTGGGGGTGCTGAAACCGGACTTCTTCCGGGACCGGTGGCGGTACGCGATCCTGATCTGCACGGTCGTTTCCGCGGTCATCACACCGACGCCGGACATCTACAACATGACGCTGATGGTGATGCCGCTCCTCGGGCTCTACGCCGTCTCCTTCCTCGTCGTCCGGGCCGCCGCCCCGCGCGAGGCTCCGCCGGCGGACGACGGGCCGCCGTAGGCGGAGGAAGAGACGTCAGGGGCGCAGGGCGAGCCCGAGGTCGCGGAGCATCCGCAGGTCGTCCTCCGCCGGACGCCCCGCGGTGGTGAGGTAGTTCCCGGCCATCGTGCCCGTCGCCCCCGCCGCGAACATCAGCGCCTGCAGGTCCCGCAGGTTCACCTCCCGACCGCCGCAGACGATGATCTCCCGCGTGGGATTGGTCAGCCGAAGCATGGCGACGATCCGGAGGCAGCCGGTCGGGGTGAGCTCCCGCCGCCCCTCCATCGGCGTGCCGGGGACCGGGTTCAGGAAATTGACCGGGATGGAGTCGACCCCGAGCTCCCGGAGGGTCAGGGCGAGCTCGACGCGGTCCTCCGGCGACTCGCCCAGCCCGAAGATGCCGCCGCAGCAGACCCACGCGCCGGCCGCCTTCGCGGCGCGGACCGCCGCGACGTCCTCCTCGTAGTCGTGGGTGGTGCAGACGTTCGGGAAGAAGGAGCGGGACGTCTCGAGGTTGTGGTGGACCGACCGCAGCCCCC
This genomic window from Deltaproteobacteria bacterium contains:
- a CDS encoding PIG-L family deacetylase, whose amino-acid sequence is MAIYAHPDDIEFTVAGTFVLITSGNAGTHDRKFTRKALSRVREREERESARILGVSRIVFLRRNDCELVATVPLRKELVRRIRKFRPEVVLCNDPQALFFGDRYVNHPDHRAAGQAALEAVFPCAEMELLWPEAGAPHKVHAVYVSSTPSPNTWIDVAETIDAKIAALSVHRSQLGDRDISPRIYGWAMDEARRAPVRKGSRRPKYAESFRVMRLVRESS
- a CDS encoding DedA family protein; the encoded protein is MVTRLLEVLAGFVIFVISSLGLPGIVLLMAIESACIPLPSEVIMPFSGYLVYKGVHTLWGVGLAGAVGCVVGSVPAYYLGMYGGRPLIEKYGKYILMSRHDLDLADRWFSRHGEATVFLARLLPVVRTFIAFPAGVARMDMKRFILYTFAGSLPWCLGLAWVGMVMGENWPTLRVYFHRFDLLIGAILLAGVVWYVRRHLKHRVMESSGR
- a CDS encoding twin-arginine translocase subunit TatC, coding for MPFHPARTPRPRRGAETLENRFTAIIAEAEKARKGVAACAVAFLVLAVLCFLFSERVLLALVRLLGRKLVSYSPEEGFIALASLSLYCAFMLTLPLAGYLVWRGVILPRVPAWRRWGVPVIVLATALFLCGVLLGYYVLLPAGIGFLVGFETRDVKALLSAKKFIHFCGGMLIALGLAFEAPLASFFLARLGVLKPDFFRDRWRYAILICTVVSAVITPTPDIYNMTLMVMPLLGLYAVSFLVVRAAAPREAPPADDGPP
- the bioB gene encoding biotin synthase BioB, yielding MSGEGIGQGDALAVLSLPDAALWRLLDVSEGVRRKFKGDGIRLCSIVNAKSGLCSEDCSFCAQSSRSFAEIRKYPLLTEEEIFRAASDAKARGAREFSIVASGLSMVNRGELTRVGDAVSRIRAELGLETCVSLGTLKAEDVSYLLSRGLRSVHHNLETSRSFFPNVCTTHDYEEDVAAVRAAKAAGAWVCCGGIFGLGESPEDRVELALTLRELGVDSIPVNFLNPVPGTPMEGRRELTPTGCLRIVAMLRLTNPTREIIVCGGREVNLRDLQALMFAAGATGTMAGNYLTTAGRPAEDDLRMLRDLGLALRP